One genomic segment of Synechocystis sp. LKSZ1 includes these proteins:
- a CDS encoding Rne/Rng family ribonuclease, translated as MPKQIIIAEQHQIAAVFWEDQIQELVVATGNQQVGDIYLGLVENVLPGIDAAFVNIGDAERNGFIHVTDLGPLRLKKNSGAITELLAPQQKVLVQVMKEPTGNKGPRLTGNISLPGRYVVLIPNGKGVNLSRRIVSDTERSRLRALAILMKPAGMGMLVRTEAEGKAEEAIIEDLEFLQKQWETIQQQAISARPPALLNRDDDFIQRVLRDMYSADVNRIVADSQAGVKRIKQNLLGWSGGRPPEGVLIDQHREPQSILDYFRINAAIREALKPRVDLPSGGYIIIEPTEALTVIDVNSGSFTRSATSRETVLWTNSEAATEIARQLRLRNIGGVIIVDFIDMDSRRDQLKLLEHFNRCLRADKARPQIAQLSELGLVELTRKRQGKNIYELFGRPCPTCGGLGHLADLPGEREAVALESVTLNLPSTGPRVIEKPILDIAPEPSFDKGFESTENDDEFDLTHHPSYQEQGGANRRRRRRRVPELGKEEAPVKPVLSLPIKTSEPEKEAEPEERKEKRVRERSPRREEAVVERVTVEMTPLEQEIYALMGISPLIRLEQSFKDPKSVIVSVQTPGSSATAETSVEPAPTTVTTPNKVINLTTLEPRSGDRPRSLRQDSPLSETRSIPSPKPKVTLPVPESKPSTIVSPSLDTSPTAEETEEKSGTRRRRRRSSASDS; from the coding sequence ATGCCAAAACAAATCATCATTGCGGAACAACATCAGATTGCCGCGGTTTTTTGGGAAGACCAAATCCAAGAACTGGTGGTGGCCACCGGCAACCAACAGGTGGGCGATATTTACTTGGGTTTAGTGGAAAATGTCCTCCCAGGTATCGATGCCGCATTCGTCAATATTGGTGATGCTGAGCGGAATGGCTTTATCCATGTAACGGATCTGGGCCCCCTCCGCCTGAAGAAAAATTCGGGGGCGATTACAGAGCTCCTGGCCCCCCAACAAAAAGTTCTGGTTCAGGTGATGAAGGAGCCGACGGGGAACAAAGGCCCCCGACTCACCGGAAATATTAGTTTGCCGGGCCGTTACGTTGTCCTTATTCCCAATGGCAAGGGAGTTAATCTATCCCGTCGCATTGTTTCCGATACTGAGCGCAGTCGCCTACGGGCCTTGGCTATTTTGATGAAGCCGGCGGGGATGGGAATGCTAGTACGGACAGAAGCGGAGGGAAAAGCGGAAGAGGCGATTATTGAAGACCTCGAATTCCTGCAAAAACAATGGGAAACCATCCAACAACAGGCCATCAGTGCTCGCCCCCCGGCCCTGCTCAATCGAGACGATGATTTTATTCAGCGGGTGTTGCGGGATATGTACTCCGCCGATGTCAACCGCATCGTGGCGGATAGTCAGGCCGGTGTGAAACGGATTAAACAAAACTTACTGGGTTGGAGTGGGGGACGGCCTCCAGAAGGCGTATTAATTGACCAGCACCGGGAACCGCAATCCATCCTAGACTATTTTCGGATTAACGCAGCCATTCGTGAGGCCCTAAAGCCACGGGTTGACCTGCCCTCCGGCGGATACATCATCATTGAGCCGACAGAGGCCCTCACGGTTATTGATGTGAACTCTGGCTCTTTTACCCGTTCTGCAACCTCACGGGAGACGGTTCTGTGGACGAATAGCGAAGCCGCCACGGAGATTGCCCGTCAACTCCGTCTTCGTAATATCGGTGGGGTGATTATTGTCGATTTCATTGATATGGACTCCCGCCGAGACCAACTGAAATTACTGGAGCACTTTAACCGTTGCCTGCGGGCCGATAAGGCACGTCCCCAAATTGCCCAACTTTCAGAACTCGGCCTTGTCGAATTGACTCGCAAACGCCAGGGCAAAAATATCTACGAACTCTTTGGACGGCCCTGTCCGACCTGTGGTGGATTAGGCCATCTAGCCGATTTACCGGGAGAACGGGAGGCGGTGGCCCTGGAAAGCGTGACCCTCAACTTACCCAGTACTGGTCCTCGGGTGATCGAAAAACCAATTCTCGATATTGCTCCAGAGCCTAGCTTTGACAAGGGTTTCGAGTCAACGGAGAACGACGATGAGTTTGACTTGACTCACCATCCCAGCTATCAAGAGCAGGGAGGGGCCAATCGCCGCCGCCGGCGCCGTCGCGTCCCAGAATTAGGCAAAGAGGAAGCGCCGGTGAAGCCCGTTCTGTCTCTGCCGATTAAGACCAGTGAGCCGGAAAAAGAAGCAGAACCAGAAGAACGCAAGGAAAAGCGGGTTCGAGAACGCAGTCCTCGCCGGGAAGAAGCGGTTGTTGAAAGAGTCACTGTGGAGATGACGCCTCTAGAGCAGGAAATCTATGCGCTCATGGGTATTTCTCCCCTCATTCGTTTAGAGCAATCGTTTAAAGACCCAAAATCCGTGATTGTTTCCGTCCAGACGCCGGGGAGTTCAGCTACGGCCGAAACTAGTGTAGAACCAGCACCAACGACGGTGACAACCCCCAATAAAGTGATTAACTTAACCACTCTAGAGCCAAGAAGTGGGGACAGGCCCCGTTCCCTGCGCCAGGATAGCCCTCTATCAGAAACTCGCAGTATACCGAGTCCTAAGCCCAAGGTGACGTTACCAGTTCCAGAATCTAAGCCTTCTACGATTGTTTCGCCATCCTTGGACACCAGTCCTACCGCTGAGGAAACGGAGGAAAAAAGCGGTACTCGTCGTCGTCGTCGTCGCTCTTCGGCCAGTGACAGCTGA
- a CDS encoding ribonuclease HII, producing MTADVWLAGVDEVGRGALFGPVVAAAVLMPASAIEGLRAIGVKDSKQLSPRRRQQLVTEIKALVPGWHISFASVPEIERFNIRQASLLAMARALQGLPQAPDHCWIDGQDQIPLCPWPQTPLVRGDQQSPLIAAASILAKVWRDDLMIRVDQRFPGYALAANKGYGTIAHRQAIQDQGLTPLHRRHFCRRILIAGADAARE from the coding sequence GTGACAGCTGATGTCTGGCTAGCCGGTGTTGATGAAGTAGGCAGGGGGGCCCTGTTTGGCCCCGTTGTGGCCGCGGCGGTATTAATGCCGGCGAGCGCGATCGAGGGACTCCGGGCGATTGGGGTGAAAGACAGTAAACAGCTCTCACCCCGGCGACGACAGCAACTGGTGACGGAGATTAAGGCCTTGGTTCCGGGATGGCATATTAGCTTTGCCAGTGTGCCTGAAATTGAACGCTTCAATATTCGCCAGGCTTCCCTCCTGGCCATGGCCCGCGCTCTCCAGGGTTTACCCCAGGCCCCTGACCACTGTTGGATCGATGGACAGGATCAAATTCCCCTATGTCCCTGGCCCCAAACCCCCCTAGTGCGGGGAGACCAGCAATCTCCTCTAATTGCGGCTGCGAGTATCTTGGCTAAAGTCTGGCGGGATGATCTGATGATTCGTGTTGACCAACGTTTTCCGGGTTATGCGCTGGCGGCCAATAAGGGTTACGGGACGATCGCCCATCGCCAAGCGATCCAAGACCAGGGCCTAACCCCTCTCCATCGCCGCCACTTTTGTCGCCGTATCCTAATAGCGGGCGCTGATGCCGCTAGAGAATGA
- a CDS encoding heme oxygenase (biliverdin-producing), which translates to MSVNLATLLREGTKKSHSMAENVGFVKCFLKGVVEKNSYRKLVGNLYFVYSAMEEEMDKLRDHPIVSKIYFAELNRKHSLEQDLQFYYGPNWRQEVQLSPAGKAYVERIHEIAATAPELLVAHSYTRYLGDLSGGQILKKIAQNAMNLHDGGTAFYEFADISDEKAFKNKYRQAMNDLPVDQATAERIVDEANKAFGMNMKMFNELEGNLIKAIGIMLFNSLTRRRTPGSTEAELATADS; encoded by the coding sequence ATGAGCGTCAATTTAGCCACGCTGTTACGCGAAGGGACGAAAAAGTCTCACTCGATGGCAGAAAACGTCGGTTTTGTGAAGTGTTTTCTCAAAGGCGTTGTTGAAAAAAACTCCTATCGCAAGTTGGTGGGCAACCTCTACTTTGTCTACAGTGCGATGGAAGAGGAAATGGACAAGTTGCGCGACCACCCCATCGTTTCAAAAATCTACTTCGCTGAACTGAATCGTAAGCATAGCCTAGAGCAAGATTTACAGTTCTACTATGGACCCAACTGGCGCCAAGAAGTCCAACTTTCCCCGGCAGGCAAGGCCTACGTGGAGCGTATCCATGAGATCGCGGCCACCGCTCCCGAACTATTGGTGGCCCATTCCTACACCCGTTACCTGGGAGATTTGTCTGGTGGGCAAATTCTCAAAAAAATTGCCCAAAATGCGATGAATCTCCATGACGGCGGCACCGCCTTCTATGAATTTGCAGACATCAGTGACGAAAAGGCCTTTAAAAATAAATATCGTCAGGCCATGAATGACTTACCCGTGGATCAAGCGACAGCGGAGCGCATTGTGGATGAAGCTAACAAGGCCTTTGGCATGAACATGAAAATGTTCAATGAACTAGAAGGTAACTTAATTAAGGCTATTGGTATTATGCTGTTTAATAGCTTGACCCGTCGGCGGACACCCGGCAGTACCGAAGCAGAATTGGCCACGGCGGATAGCTAA